CGTCAGCAATATTTATGTTCCGTGCTTCTCGTGTGAGAAAACATGACAGGTAGAGGGGACGGGAGCTCGGAGCGCGGTGCGGTCGAGGCCTTCGAGGCGGCGAACGGGGTGGGCGACGCCGGAGGCGACGTGGAGGCGGCCACCGAGGTGCTTCGCTGCTCGCCCGACGAGCGGGCCGAGCGGGGGGTCTCCGACGACGACGTGCGGGCGGCGTTCCTGACGGTCGTCCGGGAGGGCGACGCCGACGCGAAGGACTTGCGGGGCGTCGAACTGCCGGCCATCGAACTGGACCGGCTGACCGTGGACGGGGCCGACCGCCACCCGGTCGACCTCCGGGGGGCGACGGTCGCGTCGTTGTCGGCGCGGTTCGCGACGATCCGCCTGCCGCTCCGGCTGGACGACGCGACGCTCGGCGACGTGACCTTCGACGAGGCCCACGTCGAGGAGGCGGTCCTCGCCGACGGCGCGACCGTCACCGGCGACTTCGAGGCCTTCGAGGCGAGGTTCGCCGGCGACGTAGAGTTCGACGGCGCGACCTTCGAAGGTCGGTTCGACGTCGACGAGTCGACGTTCGCCAACGACGTGACGTTCGACGGCGCGACCTTCGATGGAGTCGTCGAGGCCCGGGCTGCCGAGTTCTACGGCGACTCGAATCTCCTCGACGACAACACGAGCTTCACCGGCGCCACCTTCGCGGACCTGGCGGACTTCCGGCAGGCCGAGTTCGGCTTCACCCACTTCGAGCGAGCGACCTTCGCCGACGAGGCGAACTTTCAGGAGGCCAGCTTCGACGGCGACGCCGAGTTCGACGAGGCGGTCTTCGAGGCGTTCGCCGACTTCGACGAGGCCCGCTTCGGCGGCGACACCGGGTTCGCCGACGTGGCCTTCACCGGCGACGCCGATTTCCGCGGGGCGGCCTTCTCCGGCCGCGAGCGCGCGCTCGACGAGGACGCCACTTTCGCCGGCTCGACGTTCGGCGGCGACGCCGACTTCCGCCACGCCCGCTTCCGGTTCGTCACCTTCGCCGAGGTGGCCTTCGAGGGGCGCGTACACTTCGAGGAGGCGGAGTTCGACGCCGACGCGACGTTCGCCGACGCTCGCTTCGCGGCCGAGACGGACTTCGACGAGGCGCGGTTCCGGGAGGACGCCGACTTCTCGGCGGTCGAGTTCGCCGCCCGCGCCGTCTTCCGCGGCGCGGAGTTCACCGGCGGCGCCAACTTCCTGGAGGACGACCTGACCTTCGAGGGCGCCCACTTCGGCGCCGACGCCGACTTCCACAACGCCGAGGTCACGTCGGCGAACTTCGTCGACACCACCTTCGGCGGCGAGATCGACTTCAGCGGCGCCAGCTTCTCCGAGCGCATCGACTTCGAGGCCAGCCAGGTCGACGGCGACGCCTGGGTCGATTTCACCCGCGCGAAGATCGTCTCCGGCCGCATCGCCCAGCCCGCCGAGAACTGGGTGCGCTACGACCTGACCCTCGCGAGTCTGGGCGACGTGGAGTTGGTCGCCGCGGCCGACGAGGACCACCGTCGCCTGCTGGATTTCTTCCGGTTCTGTCGCACTGAGTTCACCGAGTTCGACGGCCACGAGTTCGACTTCAGCGCCCACCGGGAGTACCTCGACCGCAACGCCTGGGCGATCCACGAGTTCCACGAACCGCCCGACGCCGACCCCGACTACGAGCTGGCGATGACGCCCGAGGTGACCGAGACCACCTACCTCAAGGCCAAACAGAGCGCCGCCGCCGTCGGCGACATGAAGGTCGCCGGCGAGTTCCGCGTCAAGCGCCAGCAGTACAGCCGCGCGAAGAACCTCGAAGTCGCCCGCGACGACTCGGCCGCGACGTGGACCCGGACCAAGAACCTCGGCCGCGCCGCCGAGAACTACTTTCTCGGGGTCACCTGCGGCCACGGGATGCGGCCCATCCGGATCGGCTTCGCGTTCGTCCTCGCGCCGCTGCTGTACGTGCCGTTCTACGCGTTCGGCGGCGGCCCGTTCCTGACCGCGGCGGGCCAGCTGTCCGTCGCGGAGGCGTTCACGACGGACGGGCTGGCGACGCTGTTCGACGTGGCCCGCTTCAGCTACATCTCCTACACCACCATCGGCTACGGCTTCCTCGGCCCCGAGGGCCGGCTCGCCGAGGTGCTGGCCGCCAGTGAGGCGTATCTCAGCGTCGTCCTCTCGGCGCTGCTCGTCTACGCGCTGGTCAAGCGCTCGGAGATGTGAGCGGGGGTGGTCCCCCGGGTCGCCGTGAGCCCGTGCCGTTCAGACGAGTTCCTCGCCGTCGACGAGGTATCGCTCGGCCACGTCGAAGTCGATCTCGATCCCGAGACCGGGCCCCTCGGGGAGGTCGATCTGGCCGTCCTCGATGACGTCGCCGTCCTCGCCGGTGCGGGAGACCAGGTCCTCGAACCACGGCACGTCGAAGGCGTGGTACTCCAGGGCGACGAAGTTCGGGACCGAGGCGGCGGCGTGGGCGGCCGCCACGGTTCCGACCGGGCCCTGGATGTTGTGAGCGACGATGGGCACCCCTTCCAGGTCACAGAGCGTGGCGATCCGCCGGAAGTCACGGAGCCCGCCGCAGTTGTGCGGGTCCGGCGCGGCCACGTCCAGCCCCTCCGCGTCGAGCATCTCTTTGAACTCGCCGGGGTCCCGGAGGTTCTCGCCGGTCATGATCGGGCAACTGGTCGCTTCCCGGACCCGGCGGTGGGCGTCGTACTTCCGGGGGGGCACTGGGTCTTCGAGCCACCCCAAGTCGTACGGTTCGAGTTCGTTCGCGAGTCGCGTGGCGGTCTCGACGGTGAAGTTCCAGTGCAGGTCGAAGCCCAGGTCCACGTCGTACCCGATCTCCTCGCGGACGGCCTCGACGAGCGAGGCCTTGTGTTCGATGGCGGCGTTGTCCAGCCGGCGGGCGGCGGTGTCCACGTCGGCGTGGGTGCGCACGTCCAGATCGAATTTCAGCGCGTCGAAGCCCGCGTCGACGACCTCGCGGGCGGCCTCGGCGTACGACTCCGGTGTGTAGACCTCGCGGGGGTCGACCGTGCCGGACTGGGCCTCGCCGAGCGACTCGCCGCCGTGAGTGTCGCAGTACACCCGGACCGCGTCCCGGTACTTTCCGCCCAACAACTCGTAGACGGGGACGTCAAGCACCTTGCCCTTGATGTCCCACAGCGCCATCTCGACGCCGGGGCCGGGCTCCCACATCACGTCGCGCACCCGCTCGATATCGAGGGGGTTCTGTCCTTCGAGGCGTCCGGGGTCGTTCGGGCCGTCGCCGTGGACCTCGCCGTAACCGACGATTCCGGCGTCGGTCTCGACTTTTACGATCCCCCACGGGAAGTTCCCCTGCAGGACCATCGTCGAGACGTCGGTGATCGCGAGGTCGCGCTCGGGCGGGCGGTGGGTCTCGTCGGTGGTGAAATCCATCCACGGGACGCCGCCGCCCGGTGGGATGACGTACTCGGGTGTGTCGTCGTCTGTCATGCGTGAGTCCATGACGGGGGACCGGACGAAAACTGTGGCGGCGGCCGGTCGGCGCTCGTCGGTCGGCGCTCGCCAGTCACACTACTTCGGCGACGAACTCGCGGAACTCCCGTTCGACTTCCTCGGCGATGTCAGGCGTGATCCAGCCGGAGACCCAGTTCATGTTCGCAGCGTGGAACACGAGCACGTAGAGGCGCCGTCGCGCCTCGAACGCCGCATCGTCGGGGAGCCGTCCGACCGCCCGGTACCCCTCGTACAGCGCGGAGCGGATGAGGCCCCGTCGCTTCGAATCGAGCGACGTCAGCCCACACAGACCCTGCTCGGCGCAGGCGAGGTCGTACTCCGGGTCAGTCGTGCGAGCGAGTCCCCAGTCCAGCAGGCCGGTCACTGTCTGCGACTCGCGGTTGACGGCCAGGTTCCCGAGATTGTGGTCGATCCGGGCGAGCACAGGCGACCCCGAGAGGTCGAGACGCCGCTGGCGTCGGTCGATCGCCGCTCGAAGGTCGGGTACGATATCGTCGAATCGGCCGTCCGCGAGTCCGTCGAGCATCCGCTCGGCCGTCGCCGCCAGTTGCGCTTCCCACGAATCGCGCGGGTCGTCGAGCGCCAGCTCGTACTCCCGGGCCAGCGGTCGCGTCCCGCCTAGGTCGGCAGTATCGGCGCGTCCGGCGTCGACGACCGGGCCGAAACCGTCGAACGCGTCGAGGTCGTGGACCTCGGCGAGCGCCCGCCCCACCTGTCGGGCGTAGTCGGCCATCTCGTCGTCGGGGATTTCCGACGCGTCCGCCGGAAGCGGGGCGCCGTCGGCTCGCTCCATGAGAAAGAAGGGGGTCGACAGGTCCGACTGGCCGTCGACGACGCCGTACACCTCCGGGACGGGGACGGTCGTCTCGCCGCCGAGCAAGCGGAGGAGCTTCGCCTCGGCCGCGAGGTTTCCGCCCCCGCTCTCGTCGTCGGTCGCCTTGAGAACGCACTCGCGGACGCCGTCGCCCGTATCGACCGCGAGAGCGACCGTCAGGTTGCCGCCGTCGTCGATCTCGGTCGCTTCGCGGACTGTCCAGTCGGTCTCGACCGCGGCGACCATCCGGTCGACCGCGATGTCGCCGGTCTCGTCTCCCTTCGGTACCTGTTCGTCCCCAGCCACGAGGGGGTCGACACTCGGCCGACAGTTAGGTTTTCTCCTGATCGATCTTGGCTGCACACGGGCAGATACGCCGACTACGGGACGGTCGGATGCCAACTCGCCGGTGATGTCGCCGTGAAGGCCCGACGATTTACGTAGATACGCACACGGCTGTTATCGATGACCACCAAGACGATCTCGCTCGCCGAGGAGGCGTACGAGCGCCTCGCGGCGGAGAAGCGCGAGGGAGAGAGCTTCAGCGACGTGGGGAAGCGTTTGGTGGGCGAACGATCGTGGACGGAGGTCGCCGGTATCTGGAGCGACGGAACCGACGAGGTCGAGGCAGCGATCGAAGACGGTCGCGTCCGCTCGCGGTCTCGTCGTGAGCGTCTCGGCGACGATATCGACGACGTCGTGTACGGTACGCCCGAAGAATGAGTCGGCGATCCGCGACGCCGCTGTTCGTGAACATCAGCGCCTTCTACGCGCACTTCGTGGAGAACGCGCCCCGTCACGAGACCGTACGGGCGGTGTTCGACGGGATCCGGTCCGGCGACCTGCCGTATCGACCGCTCGTGACGTCGAGTTACGTCGTCTCCGAACTCGCGACGCTGTTACTCCGGAAGACGACTCACGCGACGGCGAGCGTCCATCACAGCCACAGGACCTCCCGCAACCGCAGTCCCCGTCGGTCGACCAACTCGCGTCCGGAACGCTCGGGATCGGTTCGTCGCTGCCCCCGTCGGTCAGCAATCGCGAGTCGTCGCGGTCGGCATCGTCGCGCTCGTCGGGATCGCGTCCGTCCTCGGCGAGTTCGGGCGCCGCGTCGGCGGGCGCGACCTGTTGATGTTCGGTCCCCTCGTCGTCCGGCGCGCAGTCGCACCGGTGGCAGTCCCGCGGGTCAGTTCCCACGGGCGACGCCTCCCGAGACGTTCGCGTCGGTCCGCTGCATAACCGTTCGCAAGCGGTCGTTCCCGACGCGACGAGTCCACTCGTAGAACCGCTCGCCGTCGTCGCGTTCGTCGACGTAGGCCGCGAACAGCGCCTCGATGGCCGGGATCACCGCATCGGCGGGCACCGCGGTCTCGACCCAGTCGAGGAACTCGTTGTCCGACCCCAGCGAGCCGCCGAGGCCGAAGTGCATGGCCTCGACGATGTTGTCCTCGTCTTCGTTGGTGGTGCCCTCGGGGTCGTCGACGTCGACCGTCTCGCCGCCGAAACCGATGTCGGCGATCTGCGGCTGGGCGTCGAAACACTCGTGACCGTCGAGGCCAGCGACCGGACAACCGAGGACGTTTCGTGCGGAGTCACCACACCCCTGGATCGTCGTCAGGTCGACCTCGTCGTATCTCGCCCAGATTTCGGGCACGTCCTCGAGCTCGATCCAGTGCATCTGTACGTCCTGGCGGGTCGTAACGTCGAGGAAGGCGTCGCCCCAGACGGCGTTTTGCTCCTCGCCGCCGGACTCCTCGAGCGCGGTGGCGTACTCCGCCGCCACCTCGCCGATCACCTCTGCCTGCTCGGGCGTGAGCCGGCCACCGGGGACCGTGGTCCGCATCGTGAAGTAGCCGTCGTGAACGCCGTGGCCGTACATGCCGGCCCACTTCAACCGCTCCCACTCGCCCTCGCCGGCCCGCTGCTCGATCTCTTCGAACGACAGCCCCTCCGCGGCGTAGGCCTTCACGTCCTCGACCACGTCCAACGGGTGTTTCTCCTGTTTCCACTCTTCGACCGCGTTCACGGTGACCACCTCTCGGTGCCGAGTGCGGGCCTGTCACCGCTCGGCCTGGCAGCGTTCATGGCCGATCCCTCCGTGTACCGCGGGCCGGTCTGTTCCTGACGTACATCTCCTGTCTCCCGTCGCGCGACGACCGCGTGCGTGACGTCAGTTCACACGACCCGTGGTTCTGTAGCTCACCGTGTCGGTCAGCGCTGCCACGGCTGCGCGAAACCCCACTTAGATTGCCGCTATCAGGGACGCCCTGTGGCGTCGGTGTCTCCGCTGCGTCGGCACTAGCGGCCGTCCAGTCGAGGTCGGTGCCCGATCGGCCGGCCCGTCGTCGTGTCATGTGACCGAATAACTCGTCTCACCCCGTCACCAGGGTGTATTCCGGGGGTTTTCCGGTGTTCCGAGGGCGGCCGAACCGGATCATGTTGCCTGTTTGCGGCAGCGACGGCGAAGGGTGCGCCGAAGTTCGTCCTTATGTGGGCCGGAGTCTTGTGATCGGACAACCGAATGAGCGACTCCGAGAACGTGCAGGTGGCCGAGGAAGAGCAGGTCGAACCGGACGACGAACGCGAGGTCGACACCTCGCACCTCGACGGCGTCGAGGACGGCTGTGGCTGCGCCGAGGTGTGGGAGCACCTCTCCGACGAGCGCGACGAGTAGGCCGGACGTTCGTCCGCCGGCGGTGCGAACTGGTTCTACGAGAGTGGTTACTGCGTACCGTGTGCCGGCGGCGATTCTGCTGGAGGACACGGTCGAGTCCGCCGAGCGGACGGTCGTCGACGACGAGGGACGGGTCGGCGCCGCCCGTTGACGGAGCGACTACTCCTCGCCGAGGAGCTGGTCGACGATGTCCTCCGGGTCGAACGGGTCGAGGTCGCCGTAGTCCTGGCCAGTCCCGAGAAAGAGGATCGGCTTGCCAGTGACGTGGGCGATCGAGATGGCCGCGCCGCCCTGCGGGTCGGCGTCGGCCTTCGTCAGCACCGCGCCGTCGATCTCGGCGGCGTCGTCGAACTCGCGGGCGCGGTTGACGGCGTCCTGACCGGCGACGGCCTCGTCGACGAACAGCGTCATGTCCGGGTCGATGACCCGGTCGATCTTCGAGAGCTGGTCCATCAGCCCGTCGGAGGTGTGGAGTCGACCGGCCGTGTCGCCCAGCACCACGTCCACGTCGTTGGCCTTCGCGTACTCGACGGCGTCGTAGATGACCGCGGCGGGGTCCGACCCCTGCTCGTGGGAGATGACCCGCTTGTCGAGCGCCTCGGCGTGTTGCTGGAGCTGCTCGTTGGCGCCGGCGCGGTAGGTGTCGCCGTTGGCCAGCACCGTCGACTGCCCGCGCTCTTCGAAGTACCGCGAGAGCTTGGCGATCGTCGTCGTCTTCCCGACGCCGTTGACGCCGGTAAAGATGATGACCACCGGCGCGTCGGCCTCGGCGACCCGCTCGTCGAAGTCGAACTGTCCGACGCTGATCACGTCGTACAGCGCCTCGCGCAGCGCGTCCCGGACGAGGTTGCCCGTCGAGGACAGCCGCCGACGCGTGTCGCCGACGAGGTTCTGTTCGACGCCGTCGAGGATCTCCTGTGCGACCCCCATCTCCACGTCGCTCTGGAGCAACGCGAGTTCCAGATCGTCGAGGTGGTCCTGCAGGTCGTCCTCGTCGATGACCGTCTTGCCGGTCGCGAACAGCTTCGCCCGCTCGCCGAGGCTCCGGCCGTCGTCCTCGTCTTCGTCCGCATCGGCGTCCTCGACGTCTTCCCCGGATCCGGCTTCCTCGGCGTCACCAGCCTCGGTCGGTCCGTCGGCGTCAGACGGCTCCGGGTCGGGTTCGGCCGGCTCGGCGGCTTCGGCGTCCGCCGCGTCCGCTTCGACCGACGCTTCGTCGGTCGCCTCGGCGGACGCGTCGCTAGCTTCGGCCTCGTCGGGTTCGGCTCCGTCGGCTTCCTCGTCGACCGCTTCCTCGTCGACGTCCTCCTCGACGTCGTCGCTGAAGCGGCCGAGTTTCTCTTTCAGTCCGTCGAACATCGGGCCTTACTCGTCGTCCTGCTGCTGCATCTGCTGCATCTGCTGCATCTGCTGTTGCTGCATCTGCTGGGCCTGCTGTTCGAGCTCCTCGCTCTCGGTCTCCAGCTCGGCGATGTCCGAGCGGATCTCCTCGACGCGCTCGTCGAGCGTGTCCTGCTTGTTCTCGAGGATGTCGACGGCGTCGTCCTGCTCCTGCTCGGCGGCGTAGCCGGCGCCGAACTCGACGATGACCTCGTCGATGTCCTGGATCTCCGCGCGGAGGAACGCGTCGCCGCCCAGCGGCACCTGCACGGTGTCGCCGGATTCGATGGCTTCGATGGCCTCCATGGCCTCGTTCATCTCCTGTTTCTCGTCCTGAAGGCCCTCGATCTCCGCTTCCATGGCCTCGATCTGCTCCTCGATCTGCTCGATCTCCTGGGCGATCTGCTGGAGTTGCTGCTGGCCGCCGCCGCCGCCACCGAGGCTCATGCGTCGACCCCCTCGATCTCGACCTGCGTACGCTTGAGTCCGTGCTTCGAGCCGAACTCCGCGAGGACGTGCTCGCGCGCGACGTTCTCGTTTACCGCCTCGATCTCCTTCTCGAAGGGCTGCCAACCGTCTCGGGCGCTCCACTGCCCGGTGACTGTGAACTCACTCATGTGTCCCGCTGGGAGAGCGAGCGGGAAGTACCTTCCGCAACGAACTCTCGCCGCCGTCGCCGCGTCCGTCGGACACCGACTGCGCCGGTCGGCACTGCTGCCGTGCGAGGAGGAACTGGTGGGCGTACTCGTCGCTCTCCGGGGGGAAGGAACGTGGCTCGGCGGGCGGTCGGCGGCGACCGCCGACGGGCTAGTCGATGTAGCCCAGCGCCGATTCGATACGACCCAGTTCCGGGCCGGTGGTGTCCTGGCCGACGACGTAGCCGTGGTCGTTGGCGACCAGGCCCGAGCCGACCAGCGGGGCGCCGTAGTTGACGGTGCCGATGTCGGCGGGCACGTCCAGTAGGTCCTCGAGGAAGTCGAGCTCGGCGTCGGTCGCGTCGGGGTGACAGAGCACGCCGTCGTTGGTCGCGACCGCCGCGGTGCCGACGGTGCGCGACCCGGCGAAGACGCCCTGTTCGACGGGCACGTCCAGCCCGTCTTCGACCGCGCGGACGGCCGACTCCGAGAGGTCCGGGTGGACGTACGCACCGCTGTCGTTGGCGAGGACGACGTTGCCGGCGGCGTTGATCCGGCCGGGGAGTTCGGCGATCGGGAGCCCGGTCGCCTCGGCGATCGCCTCGCGCTCGCGATCGCGGACGCGGCTGCTGACGAGCAGCCCGTTTTCGTTGCCGGTCGCCAGCGCGCCGACGGTGCCCGAGCCGCCGACCGTCGTCGGGACGGCCGGGACGTCGAGTTCGTCGGCCAGGCCCTCGCGGAGCTCGTCGTCCACGTCCGGGCGGACGAGCAGACAATCGTCTGTCGCGCGTGCGAAGACGCCGACGTACGCCGAACCGGAGAAGGCCGCGCGGAGCAAGTCTACTCTGCGGTCTCGGCTTCGACGACGTGCTCGCCGTCTTCCTCGAAGCGGGCGGCGCGAACGCGCAGCTTGCGCGGCGGGTTCGAGCGGCCGTTGGCCCACACGGCCTCGTTGACCGAGGGGTCCAGACGGATGGCGTCGCCGTCGACGGCGAAGTGCTTGGCGAGGTGCTCGCGGACGATGGACATGGCCTTGTCGGCCTGCTCGTCGTTCGGCGCGGCCTTCACGTCGCGGAGCGGGACGGTCACGACCCGCTCCTCGAAGTCTCCGGCGCTCATTCGTCCGTGTCGCTACGGCGCCAGTGACGCCGCTTCGGGTTGCGTTCGACGTTTCGGTCCGTCTTGAGCATGACCCACGGCGGAACGCGCGTGTTCTGGCGCTCGAGTTTCCCCAGGCGCTTCTTCTTGGATTTCGACTTCTTACCCATAGTGTCACCCCCTTCCGCCCCGGCGCTTAAATTCCTGTTCCTTTTGCCCGCGACCGCTCACCGCCCGACCACGACGCCGTACCCGTCCACTCGATCCGTGTGAGTGCGAGCAGATCGGGTGAACGTGAGGACGAGCGGATCAGGCGAACGCGAGCGGGACCATCACGAGCACGCCGGCGGCGATCCCGCCGAGGAGTTCTCGGCGGCCGCCACCGGGCAGGTCCGAACCGCGTTCCAGCGCCTCGGGCACGAACTCGGTTGCGACGAGGTACACCATCGCGCCCGCGGCGAACCCGAAGCCGAAGGGGAGAAACTGCTCGGCCAGCGTCACGAAGTAGTAGGCGATCACGGCCCCCAGCGGCTGGGGCAGGCTGGAGAAGACGGCCCACCACGCCATCCGCCACTCGCTGACGCCCATCGACCGCAGCGGGATGGAGATCGCCACGCCCTCCGGAACGTTGTGGATCGAGATGGCGACGGTCATGAACACCGCCAGAACCGGCAGCGTCAGGCCCCCGAACGCGACCGTCGCCAGGCTCGGGTCGTCGATCCCCAGCTCGGCGAAGGAGACGCCCACCGCGACACCTTCCGGAAAACTGTGGACCGTCAGGATCCCGAGGATGAGCACCAGTTTCCGGAAGTCGGCCTGTTCGTAGTCCTTGGCGTCGAACTCCGCGTCTGCCAGCAGTTCGTGGGCGACGATCACCAGCAGGACGCCGACGAGCACGCCCGGTCCGATGGCGATCGCGGCGTCGACGAGCCCCCCGTCGACGACCGCCAGCCCTTCCCTGATCAGCCCGAACAGCGACGCCGCGACCATGATACCCGAAGCCAGCCCCCACAGCACCACGTTCCACCGCTCGGAGATGTCCTCGACCAGGAAGAATGGGACCGCGCCCAGCCCCGTCGCCAGCGCCGTCAACAGCCCCGCGACGAACACCAGCGCGAGATTCCCGAACTCGACCATTCCTAGTCGGCACTACGCCGACCGCGTCCTTAAGAGTTATCACGAATCTGATTGTTTTTGGGAGACCTAAAGCGGACGGGTGGCGTAAATCGGAGGGAGACGGGACGGTTTCCGCCGTCGGACACGGCGTGTCACGTCGTGATCAATGGCCCTTATATCCATTATGAACGGTCGAACACCTATGCGGTGAAGTATAAATACTGGTTCGCGAAATAAAACCGTATGTCAACGACCGAGACGCGCACGACCGACGTGAAGGCGGCCGACGGGGAGACGGGGGCGCGCCCCCACCGAATCGTGAATCCGATGGGCGCGACCGGCCGGATGACCGTCGAGACGCCGGAGGGGACCGAGCGGACGGTCGTCGGCTGTCTGGACGGCCTCGTCGCGGGTCGACTCGACGGGGTGGCGCCCGGTTCGACCGTCCGGATGGAACTCTCGCCCGCCGCCGACGGCGAGGGATACGTCGCCGCGCGCGTCCTGCCCGGTGGTCTCCCCGCGCTGTAGTTCCGGCCGCTCACGCCTCGACGCTCCGCTACAGCGGAAGTCGCTCGACGGTGTCGTACGTCGGCCCGTCGGGCCCCAGCACGCTCTCTTTCACCCGTATCTCTTCGACCGCGAGCCGCCCCACGCCGGGGTCGTCCTCGCGGACCCGTTCCTGTACGAGTTCCTTCCCGCCCGCGTGGTCCATCCGCCCGATCGTGACGTGGGGGGTGAAGTCGTGGTCCTCGGCGTCGAAGCCCATCGTCGTCGTCCGCTCCTCGACGGCCTCGTGCAGGCGCGTCAGCTCTTCACCCCCAGAGCGGGTTCCGACCCAGACCACGCTGATGTAGTCGAGACTCGGGAACACACCCAGCCCGCCGAACTCGCACTCGAAGGGGTCGACACCCGCGTCGTCGACTGCCGACGCGAGTTCGTCGGTGAGGTCGTCGAGTCGGTCGGGGTCAGTGTCACCGAGGAATTTGAGCGTGACGTGGGCCCCCTCGGGGTCGACGAAGTTCAGTCCCGATGCGCCCGAAAACCGGTCCTGGACGGCCGCGATCCCGTCGGCGAGCCCGTCGAGGTCGACGCTGACGAACAGTCGGTTGCCCATGCTCGCCCTCGACTCGCGTGCGCCTTCAGCGTTCGGTGGCTCGGCCCCCGACGCACGGTGTAGGGCAGGTACTTAGCGGTGCGGTTGGCGCGTGCTGTCGCGCGCTTTCATGCGCGCGACGAAGCCGCGCGAGGGATGAGCGAACGGAGTGAGCGAATCGGCTGGGGAGGCTCGTGGCGTCTGCGGTGCTGTGCGCTCCTGGCGGACTGAAAGGGCGAGGTGCGCTCGCGTTTGCGTGGTCGTCTGAGCGGGCACTATCCGCGCGGGCGGTGCTGAGAGCGCGGATATCCCGTCTCAGCGACCGCGAGCGGACCGAGGGCTTTCATCATCCGTTGTCGACCGGACTCGAGTCGATTCAGAGCGAGCGGACCGAGGGCTTTCATCATCCGTTGTCGACCGGACTCGAGTCGATTCAGAGCGAGCGGACCGAGGGCTTTCATCGTCCGTTGTCGTCTGCAGTCGCGTTCACTCGAGAGCGTTCCACACCGAATCGAACAGAAACCACCGCGACAACACACACACACGAACCGGGCGCGTCGACGGGAACCCGCTACGACGGGCTGACGGTGATCGTCTTGCCGCGGT
This DNA window, taken from Halosimplex litoreum, encodes the following:
- a CDS encoding pentapeptide repeat-containing protein gives rise to the protein MTGRGDGSSERGAVEAFEAANGVGDAGGDVEAATEVLRCSPDERAERGVSDDDVRAAFLTVVREGDADAKDLRGVELPAIELDRLTVDGADRHPVDLRGATVASLSARFATIRLPLRLDDATLGDVTFDEAHVEEAVLADGATVTGDFEAFEARFAGDVEFDGATFEGRFDVDESTFANDVTFDGATFDGVVEARAAEFYGDSNLLDDNTSFTGATFADLADFRQAEFGFTHFERATFADEANFQEASFDGDAEFDEAVFEAFADFDEARFGGDTGFADVAFTGDADFRGAAFSGRERALDEDATFAGSTFGGDADFRHARFRFVTFAEVAFEGRVHFEEAEFDADATFADARFAAETDFDEARFREDADFSAVEFAARAVFRGAEFTGGANFLEDDLTFEGAHFGADADFHNAEVTSANFVDTTFGGEIDFSGASFSERIDFEASQVDGDAWVDFTRAKIVSGRIAQPAENWVRYDLTLASLGDVELVAAADEDHRRLLDFFRFCRTEFTEFDGHEFDFSAHREYLDRNAWAIHEFHEPPDADPDYELAMTPEVTETTYLKAKQSAAAVGDMKVAGEFRVKRQQYSRAKNLEVARDDSAATWTRTKNLGRAAENYFLGVTCGHGMRPIRIGFAFVLAPLLYVPFYAFGGGPFLTAAGQLSVAEAFTTDGLATLFDVARFSYISYTTIGYGFLGPEGRLAEVLAASEAYLSVVLSALLVYALVKRSEM
- a CDS encoding mandelate racemase/muconate lactonizing enzyme family protein; translation: MTDDDTPEYVIPPGGGVPWMDFTTDETHRPPERDLAITDVSTMVLQGNFPWGIVKVETDAGIVGYGEVHGDGPNDPGRLEGQNPLDIERVRDVMWEPGPGVEMALWDIKGKVLDVPVYELLGGKYRDAVRVYCDTHGGESLGEAQSGTVDPREVYTPESYAEAAREVVDAGFDALKFDLDVRTHADVDTAARRLDNAAIEHKASLVEAVREEIGYDVDLGFDLHWNFTVETATRLANELEPYDLGWLEDPVPPRKYDAHRRVREATSCPIMTGENLRDPGEFKEMLDAEGLDVAAPDPHNCGGLRDFRRIATLCDLEGVPIVAHNIQGPVGTVAAAHAAASVPNFVALEYHAFDVPWFEDLVSRTGEDGDVIEDGQIDLPEGPGLGIEIDFDVAERYLVDGEELV
- a CDS encoding phosphotransferase family protein, encoding MAGDEQVPKGDETGDIAVDRMVAAVETDWTVREATEIDDGGNLTVALAVDTGDGVRECVLKATDDESGGGNLAAEAKLLRLLGGETTVPVPEVYGVVDGQSDLSTPFFLMERADGAPLPADASEIPDDEMADYARQVGRALAEVHDLDAFDGFGPVVDAGRADTADLGGTRPLAREYELALDDPRDSWEAQLAATAERMLDGLADGRFDDIVPDLRAAIDRRQRRLDLSGSPVLARIDHNLGNLAVNRESQTVTGLLDWGLARTTDPEYDLACAEQGLCGLTSLDSKRRGLIRSALYEGYRAVGRLPDDAAFEARRRLYVLVFHAANMNWVSGWITPDIAEEVEREFREFVAEVV
- a CDS encoding antitoxin VapB family protein, whose translation is MTTKTISLAEEAYERLAAEKREGESFSDVGKRLVGERSWTEVAGIWSDGTDEVEAAIEDGRVRSRSRRERLGDDIDDVVYGTPEE
- the ftsY gene encoding signal recognition particle-docking protein FtsY — its product is MFDGLKEKLGRFSDDVEEDVDEEAVDEEADGAEPDEAEASDASAEATDEASVEADAADAEAAEPAEPDPEPSDADGPTEAGDAEEAGSGEDVEDADADEDEDDGRSLGERAKLFATGKTVIDEDDLQDHLDDLELALLQSDVEMGVAQEILDGVEQNLVGDTRRRLSSTGNLVRDALREALYDVISVGQFDFDERVAEADAPVVIIFTGVNGVGKTTTIAKLSRYFEERGQSTVLANGDTYRAGANEQLQQHAEALDKRVISHEQGSDPAAVIYDAVEYAKANDVDVVLGDTAGRLHTSDGLMDQLSKIDRVIDPDMTLFVDEAVAGQDAVNRAREFDDAAEIDGAVLTKADADPQGGAAISIAHVTGKPILFLGTGQDYGDLDPFDPEDIVDQLLGEE
- the pfdA gene encoding prefoldin subunit alpha, whose protein sequence is MSLGGGGGGQQQLQQIAQEIEQIEEQIEAMEAEIEGLQDEKQEMNEAMEAIEAIESGDTVQVPLGGDAFLRAEIQDIDEVIVEFGAGYAAEQEQDDAVDILENKQDTLDERVEEIRSDIAELETESEELEQQAQQMQQQQMQQMQQMQQQDDE
- the rpl18a gene encoding 50S ribosomal protein L18Ae, which gives rise to MSEFTVTGQWSARDGWQPFEKEIEAVNENVAREHVLAEFGSKHGLKRTQVEIEGVDA
- a CDS encoding translation initiation factor IF-6, translating into MLRAAFSGSAYVGVFARATDDCLLVRPDVDDELREGLADELDVPAVPTTVGGSGTVGALATGNENGLLVSSRVRDREREAIAEATGLPIAELPGRINAAGNVVLANDSGAYVHPDLSESAVRAVEDGLDVPVEQGVFAGSRTVGTAAVATNDGVLCHPDATDAELDFLEDLLDVPADIGTVNYGAPLVGSGLVANDHGYVVGQDTTGPELGRIESALGYID
- a CDS encoding 50S ribosomal protein L31e; translation: MSAGDFEERVVTVPLRDVKAAPNDEQADKAMSIVREHLAKHFAVDGDAIRLDPSVNEAVWANGRSNPPRKLRVRAARFEEDGEHVVEAETAE